GGCATCAGCTGTGGCAGCCCCTAACCCTGTAGCGAATCCCGCGATTGGTCCATTAGCAAGACTTCTCTTTATGCAAAGTACGCCGATCGACCCCACTGGGGCAGCGATCAGCAAACCAATGATAGCACCCTCTAGCAACATGCTTGTGTCCATGGCTTTAAGGTAGTACTTTTTCAAACACATGGACATCAACCATCACCATCCCTCACCGCATCACACAGAATGTCTGCGTATGTGACCTACGACCATCACTTGCATGGATGAGGTATTGACCCGATGCAAGCATCGACACATCAATGTCTGCAGTTGATCGTATTCTCTGACTGATAATACGTTCGCCTTGCATGGTAATGATGCTCACATCAATCTCTCCGCCCCCTATCACAGAAGTAGTGAGTACTGAGGATGCTGGGTTTGGATATTGTGAGATAAGGGGCGCATTGTTCGCCACCGCTACGGCATCAACAGAGGTTGGAATGGAGTCTGAGCGATGTCCAAGAATAACACGCATCACGGGAACGAATGTCCCTCTTCTGAATGTGAACGCTGCGTTGACCCTTCCGCCAAAGTCTCCATATGTGTAGCTGCGGTAGGCATGGTCACCAACAAAGATTCGACCAGTCGCTGTAGTGCTTTCGTATCGGAATGGAAAAGATGGTTGTGCAGTATCAACGAACCAACTTGGGTCGGCAATGATCTCTGCACCAAGCTCCGGATCTCTGTCAATGGCCGTCTGCACTACTACTCCAGCCCGTGCTGATGTGGCGCAAAGATTGAGACCTTCATGCGTGACTTGATGTAGGGTGAGCTTATAGGTACCTGGCTCTAGAGCAATTGGTACAGGAAGTGAATACGTGCCGATTGTATCAGTCACAACACCAGAATCGTCGCGACCAGGTTGTAGTGTTAACGAAGCATCGGTGATCTGCTGATATGAACTTTGTACGAATCGTACGAGGGTCACAAAACAAGTTGCCTGACGTGGCTCATCTCTATCGAAGGCGAATTGGTAGCCGAAGATCGTGTCGCGCTGACTCACCGTAAACGACATCGAGACACCACCAGGCTCAGTGTTTGCTGGTGAATCTGTACCTCCGTATCGAGAAATAGAATCGTCATTCCGATTCCCACCCGGCGCACGCAGACCAAAGCTGTTTGCCCGACCTGCTTCCTGAGCAACAACGTGATGCCCCTCTGATTCGTAGTTGTCGTAGGCAAGGCTTCTACTAAGGTGGACGGGTAGTTTTCTGTAGATGGTATTGTTGTGTATCACCTCGTCTACATACGATGTGTCATTCCCCTCGTAGATCATTGCCTTGAGGATCACGGTATCGCTATCGGATGTTGTCACCGCAGAAAGGTTGAATGGTGGCATATCGATCGTGCGTTGTTCAAGACCATTGAAGGAGTCAACGAAGCGTTCGATGACAGTGCGTTTCAAGGTGTCCCGAACTGAGTATGCCTCTACCCGCAATCGCACTCTGCGATGCTGGTTTTGCGTATGATTCACCAACCGTACTCGCAGTGGAGCCAATGCCGCTTGTTTGTATGGAATAACGCTATAGGCAAGGGGCACTTCAACATCACTGATGCTGAGATCTCGTTGATCATCAACAAGGACATCTATCCGATCTACGTCCCATGGATCATCGTCATCGTAGGCAGTTCGTGCAGTTGCCTTCAGCATAATGCGAAATCGGAAATTGCGAGCCCCATCATTAGGACTCTTGAGTATCGAGTCGGGGATTGGAATTGTGAACACATCAAACCGATCCTGATAGTTAGGCTCTCGCATGGCCAACGCGGTTTTCATTACCGGTTGTTCAATCCAGTTTGAATCAACGGTGTTGATAATGCCATTGAGTTGATCCGGTGATGGCTTGAGAAGCACGACAACAAGACTGTCACCGGGATATTCAATGTTCTCCCACATTGATGTTGGCTCCGGACCATACAGCGTGTCGTTCATCCATCGTCGGTGTGTTAACCCATGCGGATATGCGCGGCGTGCAGAGATCGAAAGCGTAGCCGATGATAAACGTGAAAGGTTAATCGGGAAGGAAGTGAGAGTGTCGCCAGTAACAACCCCTTGATACGGGGCTCCTT
This region of Ignavibacteria bacterium genomic DNA includes:
- a CDS encoding T9SS type A sorting domain-containing protein encodes the protein MIRILLISLVLLVQTPFVVSAQLIVHDVHFYVRPLSADSNLSFTKRLSSDEFRERLAGDIRLDAIQLRVIIKCTSETPIDTTRVRYRITNDATGKIVYNTSRWITLEALQDTLNSGMSLCDSNGRAVPLTTRTYAMAPDEFVIVRMPPFEPAEFLDDVIGRLSFDAIALDAKDTVRHLAYKVRRLSRFTFPDLSPYTSSLSIMRSSGAIIPSPVMFVNGGTTVSSFEKTGQTLHRNTKYEHVSNSDSLLNPVIRFDRRNEQGAPYQGVVTGDTLTSFPINLSRLSSATLSISARRAYPHGLTHRRWMNDTLYGPEPTSMWENIEYPGDSLVVVLLKPSPDQLNGIINTVDSNWIEQPVMKTALAMREPNYQDRFDVFTIPIPDSILKSPNDGARNFRFRIMLKATARTAYDDDDPWDVDRIDVLVDDQRDLSISDVEVPLAYSVIPYKQAALAPLRVRLVNHTQNQHRRVRLRVEAYSVRDTLKRTVIERFVDSFNGLEQRTIDMPPFNLSAVTTSDSDTVILKAMIYEGNDTSYVDEVIHNNTIYRKLPVHLSRSLAYDNYESEGHHVVAQEAGRANSFGLRAPGGNRNDDSISRYGGTDSPANTEPGGVSMSFTVSQRDTIFGYQFAFDRDEPRQATCFVTLVRFVQSSYQQITDASLTLQPGRDDSGVVTDTIGTYSLPVPIALEPGTYKLTLHQVTHEGLNLCATSARAGVVVQTAIDRDPELGAEIIADPSWFVDTAQPSFPFRYESTTATGRIFVGDHAYRSYTYGDFGGRVNAAFTFRRGTFVPVMRVILGHRSDSIPTSVDAVAVANNAPLISQYPNPASSVLTTSVIGGGEIDVSIITMQGERIISQRIRSTADIDVSMLASGQYLIHASDGRRSHTQTFCVMR